One Candidatus Hydrogenedentota bacterium DNA segment encodes these proteins:
- a CDS encoding ATP-binding cassette domain-containing protein — MIEVGGLTKVYGSITAVRDLSFRVELGEIIGFLGPNGAGKSTTMRILTGFTPATSGVAKVAGFHIEDHPIEVKRRVGYMPENVPAYGEMLVNSFLRYVATVKAVPRGEVQKEVERVMERAGLRDMANRIVRNLSKGYRQRLGLAQALIGNPPVLILDEPTSGLDPKQIVDIRALIKGLAPEHTVLLSTHILPEVSMVCERVIIINRGQIVAQDTMHNLTGGDVESLEVEALGVTETIVARLKGVDGISSVETLGGGRYRVLSPRGKDVRGAIVQALADAECSLVGVQRKGRTLEDVFVEAVAADRGSVE, encoded by the coding sequence TTGATCGAAGTCGGCGGATTGACAAAGGTTTACGGCAGCATTACGGCTGTTCGTGACCTGTCGTTCCGTGTCGAACTGGGGGAGATTATCGGCTTCCTGGGGCCGAACGGCGCCGGCAAGAGCACAACGATGCGGATTCTGACCGGGTTCACCCCGGCCACGAGCGGCGTCGCGAAGGTCGCCGGCTTTCATATCGAAGACCACCCCATCGAGGTGAAGCGCCGGGTCGGATACATGCCGGAAAACGTCCCCGCCTACGGCGAGATGCTGGTGAATTCGTTCTTGCGGTACGTGGCGACGGTGAAGGCGGTGCCGCGCGGCGAAGTGCAGAAGGAAGTCGAGCGCGTGATGGAGCGCGCGGGGCTGCGCGACATGGCGAACCGGATCGTGCGCAACCTCTCGAAGGGCTATCGGCAACGGCTGGGTCTCGCACAGGCGCTCATCGGCAATCCGCCGGTACTGATTCTCGACGAACCGACGTCGGGGCTCGATCCGAAACAGATCGTCGATATACGCGCGCTGATCAAAGGGCTCGCGCCGGAGCACACGGTTCTGTTGAGCACGCACATCCTCCCGGAAGTGAGCATGGTGTGCGAGCGCGTGATCATCATTAACCGCGGGCAGATCGTCGCGCAGGACACGATGCACAACCTCACCGGTGGCGACGTGGAATCGCTCGAGGTCGAGGCGCTCGGCGTGACGGAAACGATCGTTGCGCGGCTCAAGGGCGTCGACGGAATTTCGTCTGTCGAAACGCTTGGCGGCGGACGGTACCGCGTATTGTCGCCGCGTGGAAAGGACGTGCGCGGCGCAATTGTGCAGGCGCTCGCGGACGCGGAGTGTTCGCTCGTGGGCGTGCAGCGGAAAGGGCGGACGCTCGAAGACGTGTTCGTCGAGGCCGTCGCGGCGGACCGAGGTAGCGTCGAATGA
- a CDS encoding ABC transporter permease subunit yields MRSTFAVCRRELSSFFTTPVGYVILGTFTAISGMAFAATFILFCRITVSPTEYAYEGIPKLEELMLSPYLVFCGQLIMFIGPLITMRLLAEERSRGTMELLLTYPLRDREIILGKYFAALGIVITLIAVVGAHMAMVAYYTDVEPAVLVFGLISLFLMSAAFMSLGLFVSALARSPVTAGVLTFALWFISYVLGTYGKDLPATLNAPWGETATRGVNFFWGIFRQLVIELPLDRHCEQMAQGIVRPQDIAYYILFVAFFLFLTFRALESRRWRA; encoded by the coding sequence ATGAGAAGCACGTTTGCCGTATGCCGCCGCGAACTGTCGAGCTTCTTCACGACGCCGGTGGGATACGTTATCCTCGGCACTTTCACGGCAATCTCCGGAATGGCCTTCGCGGCGACGTTCATCCTGTTTTGCCGCATCACGGTGTCGCCGACCGAATACGCGTACGAAGGCATACCGAAACTCGAAGAGTTGATGCTCAGCCCCTACCTCGTCTTTTGCGGCCAATTGATCATGTTCATCGGTCCGCTCATCACGATGCGCTTGCTCGCGGAGGAGCGCAGCCGCGGCACGATGGAGTTGCTGCTCACCTATCCCCTGCGCGACCGCGAGATCATTCTCGGAAAGTATTTCGCGGCATTGGGAATCGTCATTACGCTGATCGCCGTCGTCGGCGCGCACATGGCGATGGTGGCGTACTACACCGACGTCGAGCCGGCGGTACTCGTCTTCGGTCTAATCTCGTTGTTCCTGATGAGCGCGGCGTTCATGAGCCTTGGGTTATTCGTCTCCGCATTGGCGCGATCCCCGGTGACGGCGGGCGTGCTGACTTTCGCGCTCTGGTTCATTTCGTACGTGCTCGGCACTTACGGCAAAGACCTGCCGGCGACGTTGAACGCGCCGTGGGGCGAAACTGCCACGCGGGGCGTGAACTTCTTCTGGGGCATCTTCCGCCAGCTCGTCATTGAATTGCCGCTCGACCGGCATTGCGAACAAATGGCGCAGGGCATCGTACGCCCGCAGGACATCGCGTACTACATCCTGTTCGTTGCGTTCTTCCTGTTCCTGACCTTCCGCGCGCTCGAATCGCGCCGGTGGAGGGCCTAG
- a CDS encoding GldG family protein, producing MGKVRAITGVGALLLFILAMNVVAIRRDAFTAAVLWPLAGAVVLGLLSLALALVDRAGKGAAERKTSSLGGVFASFTFLGICIVLYAFVSRWDQAWDLTEEGRVDLAPQTVQVLQGLTQDVTAYGLFNTDIPSDQRELEVAREKARLFLDKCAKLTPHLSVEFIDPQVERARLQALGMTYADPRGTVALKAGSRTRTIPLGGGKAQPRLEERDFTNTLINIMQEAQPKIGFLAGHGEADITRPEMKGLSQFLAGEGYVAESLAIRPGEGGIEGDYDLVVINGLNAEVGGDLTLDELAALDAFVMSGGRVMVLADPQFADVPGTPRKRILDWLQQRFGIVVGDDLIVSRVDDRLGRVSLMSDADATSVFRQVPVPDVDFAGCYEQSNPITRNFNKMIQLEAARSVTLADTLPDRVTGNVIARTLPYCFAETNLLALKQGAAPTLDPHEKSGSIGVAAAVTLQTEIPIGDSGQMKAARAVVVGDTDFIKGDSLVLGGHLNFIMNAIAWLTEREQLIAMRPTGKENQPIPLTPADETAIAWIAGMGVVQIVLIASLVVYFMRRRYA from the coding sequence ATGGGAAAGGTACGCGCGATAACCGGCGTTGGCGCGCTCCTGCTGTTCATCCTTGCGATGAATGTCGTCGCGATCCGGCGCGACGCGTTTACGGCCGCCGTGCTGTGGCCGCTGGCCGGCGCGGTCGTGCTGGGCCTGCTGAGTCTCGCTCTCGCCCTTGTGGACCGCGCGGGCAAGGGCGCGGCGGAGCGAAAAACGTCGAGCCTCGGCGGTGTGTTCGCGTCGTTCACGTTCCTCGGCATCTGCATTGTGCTATATGCCTTTGTCAGCCGATGGGACCAGGCGTGGGACCTGACGGAGGAGGGCCGCGTGGACCTTGCGCCGCAGACCGTGCAGGTCTTGCAGGGGTTGACACAAGACGTTACCGCCTACGGGTTGTTTAACACCGATATCCCTTCCGATCAGCGCGAACTCGAGGTGGCGCGCGAAAAGGCGCGGCTGTTTCTCGACAAGTGCGCGAAGCTGACGCCGCATTTGTCCGTCGAGTTCATCGATCCGCAGGTCGAGCGCGCGCGGTTGCAGGCGTTGGGTATGACCTACGCGGACCCGCGCGGAACCGTTGCGCTGAAAGCGGGGTCGCGCACGCGCACGATACCGCTCGGCGGCGGCAAAGCGCAGCCGCGTCTCGAAGAGCGCGACTTCACGAACACGCTGATCAACATCATGCAAGAGGCCCAACCGAAGATCGGATTCCTCGCGGGGCACGGCGAAGCCGACATCACAAGGCCCGAGATGAAAGGGCTTTCGCAGTTCCTGGCCGGTGAAGGCTACGTCGCGGAGAGCTTGGCGATTCGTCCCGGCGAAGGCGGGATTGAAGGCGACTACGATCTCGTTGTGATTAATGGATTGAACGCCGAAGTGGGTGGCGATCTGACGCTCGACGAATTGGCCGCGCTGGATGCCTTCGTCATGAGTGGCGGGCGCGTGATGGTGCTGGCCGATCCGCAGTTCGCCGATGTGCCGGGCACTCCTCGAAAACGGATATTGGACTGGTTACAGCAGCGGTTCGGAATTGTCGTCGGCGACGATCTGATCGTATCGCGCGTTGACGATCGCCTTGGGAGAGTCTCGCTGATGTCCGATGCGGACGCGACGAGCGTGTTCCGGCAGGTCCCGGTGCCGGACGTGGACTTCGCCGGATGTTATGAACAGAGCAATCCAATTACCCGCAATTTTAACAAGATGATTCAGCTTGAAGCCGCGCGCTCCGTGACATTGGCCGATACGCTCCCCGATCGAGTGACCGGCAACGTGATCGCGCGCACGCTGCCATACTGCTTCGCGGAAACGAATCTGTTGGCGTTGAAGCAAGGAGCGGCGCCTACGCTCGATCCACATGAAAAATCGGGGTCCATCGGCGTGGCTGCCGCGGTGACGCTGCAGACGGAAATACCTATCGGCGACTCGGGACAGATGAAGGCGGCGCGTGCCGTTGTTGTGGGCGATACGGATTTCATCAAAGGCGATTCCCTGGTGTTGGGAGGTCACCTGAATTTCATCATGAACGCGATCGCGTGGCTGACCGAGCGCGAACAACTAATCGCCATGCGGCCCACCGGAAAAGAAAACCAGCCGATTCCGCTGACGCCGGCGGACGAGACCGCCATCGCGTGGATCGCGGGCATGGGCGTCGTGCAAATCGTCCTGATCGCGTCGCTCGTCGTGTATTTCATGCGGAGGCGCTACGCGTGA